Proteins co-encoded in one Ammospiza caudacuta isolate bAmmCau1 chromosome 16, bAmmCau1.pri, whole genome shotgun sequence genomic window:
- the SMIM3 gene encoding small integral membrane protein 3 produces the protein MDLPHLTSPTDLPKHILDIWVIVLIILATILIMTALLLCPATAVIIYRVRTHPTRNGIV, from the coding sequence ATGGACCTCCCTCACCTCACAAGTCCCACCGACCTCCCCAAGCACATCCTGGATATCTGGGTCATCGTGTTGATCATCCTGGCCACCATCCTCATCATGACAGCGCTGCTGCTGTGCCCGGCCACGGCCGTCATCATCTATCGAGTGCGGACACACCCCACGCGCAACGGCATCGTGTGA